The following are from one region of the Aspergillus chevalieri M1 DNA, chromosome 1, nearly complete sequence genome:
- a CDS encoding uncharacterized protein (COG:O;~EggNog:ENOG410PN65;~InterPro:IPR001841,IPR016035,IPR002641,IPR017907;~PFAM:PF01734;~go_process: GO:0006629 - lipid metabolic process [Evidence IEA]) — protein MGQATKAQALRSLYPYHNIGRHGKVGFARLHLSSTAASYPVIVIECSHTRNSRAEPSQREPACRYHIQNGHNRSYQDIQNLLYRHGLLPLTDVLCLFAADLGGFSGVQALLGSWNLAPLSGLDGTGPIRPRLVIVLTDPEDGPHNFAVIESALKTAAMPNLAASVTVVDLRGRNQLSPASRFEPLRRQLLLELETSRAVRSQAHLLFSAVHLEWIFRNLLRHVAHGPPSPFNCIQACRRDYQGGEIAASSLRTFLGIAKQAGSPYQSVVTFVASAFLMDAYPPGMHEFNPTIVFRHLYAGPCAAACLSSKPAHVRRFCRDLEAEFALLFTALSTSPSAQIRRAVLQREVAVWAKVKSGHICLFCLLHPPEHVLPCGHTMCDTCVCIFGSQARGAEYHFKLSACPACFETFSLTVRLLPPTKRPTILVLDGGGIRGVITLGFLKALEEQIGGSRGLREAFDLTVGTSAGAVIASEVVVRGASINEASSKFNSLARQIFPLRPRRYTFLGQSWDLLSTWMMDSRYDSDNLDRALQEAFGPTRRLFDTTAPLVSGIRVALTASQVTDGSLCLFPNYRAAGRSNMQSAHSILTSNDEPLLWEVARCSVAALGYFTPKSLTEAGTLQDGGIRANCPLRPALRESEIIWPSATRPDLVVSIGTGYAVEEPATPPEDHHRRRHDSFIERAVRTFLSSPAVDARRGWQDALDSVPAAVKKDVFRLDRAIPGKLPELDDARALDELSEYEYQIPDELARAWLVKSFFFELDEEPILVKSIYDCQGSVLCCKYDAAGMAAISVRSM, from the exons ATGGGACAGGCAACCAAGGCGCAGGCGCTCCGGTCTCTATATCCTTACCACAATATCGGCCGTCATGGTAAAGTGGGCTTTGCTCGGCTGCACCTGTCAAGCACGGCCGCATCGTATCCTGTAATAGTCATAGAATGTAGTCACACGCGAAACTCGAGGGCCGAGCCCTCACAGCGGGAGCCAGCTTGCCGGTATCACATCCAAAACGGCCACAACCGGTCTTACCAGGACATTCAAAACCTGCTCTACCGGCATGGCTTGCTCCCTCTCACAGACGTTCTGTGTCTCTTTGCAGCCGACCTTGGGGGTTTTAGTGGTGTCCAGGCACTCCTTGGTTCCTGGAATTTAGCACCGCTCTCTGGGCTTGATGGGACTGGCCCAATCCGTCCACGCTTGGTTATTGTCCTGACAGATCCCGAGGATGGGCCGCATAATTTTGCAGTTATTGAAAGTGCACTGAAAACTGCAGCGATGCCCAACCTGGCCGCTTCTGTGACTGTCGTAGACCTCCGCGGCCGGAACCAGTTATCGCCAGCAAGTCGCTTTGAGCCCCTTCGTCGACAGCTATTGCTGGAGCTTGAGACGTCTCGGGCCGTCCGATCCCAGGCACATCTTCTATTTTCGGCAGTACACCTGGAATGGATCTTCAGAAACTTGCTCCGGCATGTCGCCCATGGGCCCCCATCCCCATTCAACTGCATCCAGGCATGTCGTCGAGATTATCAGGGGGGGGAGATCGCCGCATCTTCTCTGCGCACCTTTTTGGGCATTGCCAAACAGGCTGGCTCGCCTTATCAATCAGTCGTGACTTTCGTCGCCTCGGCGTTTCTGATGGATGCCTATCCCCCGGGAATGCATG AATTTAATCCGACTATTGTCTTTCGCCATCTCTATGCCGGTCCCTGTGCGGCAGCGTGCCTGTCATCCAAACCAGCTCATGTCCGCCGCTTCTGCCGTGACTTAGAAGCAGAGTTTGCATTGCTGTTCACGGCGCTGTCAACCAGTCCCTCTGCTCAGATCCGACGTGCGGTGCTTCAACGCGAGGTTGCAGTCTGGGCAAAAGTGAAGTCAGGCCACATCTGTCTGTTTTGCTTACTTCATCCTCCGGAGCATGTGCTGCCATGTGGGCACACCATGTGTGACACATGTGTGTGTATCTTCGGCAGCCAGGCTCGCGGCGCTGAGTACCACTTCAAGCTTTCTGCCTGCCCAGCTTGCTTTGAAACCTTCTCACTTACGGTCCGGCTACTTCCACCAACCAAGCGGCCTACTATCCTGGTTTTGGACGGGGGGGGGATTCGCGGAGTGATCACCTTAGGGTTTCTCAAAGCTCTTGAAGAACAGATTGGCGGGTCGCGAGGGCTGCGTGAGGCGTTTGATCTCACTGTGGGGACTAGTGCCG GCGCTGTCATCGCATCCGAGGTAGTCGTCCGCGGAGCGTCTATCAACGAGGCTTCTTCCAAGTTCAACTCTCTAGCACGGCAGATATTTCCCTTACGGCCCCGTCGGTACACGTTTTTGGGACAGTCGTGGGACTTGCTATCAACCTGGATGATGGATAGCCGTTATGACTCGGACAATCTCGACCGAGCCCTGCAGGAAGCCTTTGGCCCCACTCGGCGCCTGTTTGATACAACCGCACCACTAGTGTCTGGAATCCGCGTGGCACTAACGGCCAGCCAGGTAACTGACGGCTCACTCTGTCTCTTCCCCAACTATCGGGCCGCTGGGCGGTCCAACATGCAATCAGCTCACAGCATATTGACATCTAATGACGAACCACTTCTGTGGGAAGT TGCGCGATGCAGCGTGGCTGCCCTAGG GTATTTCACGCCCAAGTCTCTGACCGAAGCTGGCACGCTGCAGGATGGAGGTATCCGGGCCAACTGCCCGCTCCGCCCCGCCCTCCGTGAAAGTGAGATTATCTGGCCTTCAGCGACGAGACCTGACCTCGTTGTCAGCATTGGAACCGGCTATGCTGTGGAGGAACCCGCGACGCCCCCAGAGGACCACCACCGTCGACGACATGACAGCTtcattgaacgggctgtccgAACATTCCTATCCTCGCCTGCTGTGGATGCAAGACGAGGCTGGCAGGACGCTCTGGACAGTGTCCCAGCGGCCGTCAAGAAGGATGTGTTCCGCCTTGACCGCGCAATACCAGGTAAGCTGCCTGAGCTGGATGATGCTCGCGCGCTCGATGAGTTGAGTGAGTATGAGTATCAAATCCCGGACGAGCTCGCACGTGCTTGGTTGGTCAAGTCATTCTTCTTCGAATTAGATGAGGAACCAATCTTGGTAAAGAGTATATATGACTGCCAGGGATCCGTTCTATGCTGCAAGTACGATGCGGCAGGG ATGGCCGCGATCTCGGTGCGGTCAATGTAG
- a CDS encoding uncharacterized protein (COG:S;~EggNog:ENOG410PT2K): MDDCAHLEKEPENLMENIDISSTSSGETGLTPTHTSLPGSYADPELPPYPAPAAVAPYKEATFIIRDPQSGLVITLKDGKLGLAPADKENAFINCDDGRGSHWRCIENKGRWLGFKNAVSGEFIGHDNNKKNWRFMAKVEAHREWEFFCVRQHPGGGHELLVKHWDCFRAMQVGGNNNRELVVADKGHGGTAWEFLKVYSEI, from the coding sequence ATGGATGATTGCGCCCATCTCGAAAAAGAACCGGAAAACCTTATGGAAAATATCGACATTTCGTCAACTTCCTCAGGCGAAACTGGTCTGACGCCCACACATACCAGCCTACCTGGATCATATGCCGACCCTGAATTACCGCCGTATCCTGCACCTGCCGCAGTCGCTCCTTACAAGGAAGCGACCTTCATCATTCGCGATCCTCAGAGCGGCCTTGTTATCACACTCAAGGATGGCAAGTTAGGCTTGGCCCCTGCGGATAAGGAGAATGCGTTCATAAATTGCGATGACGGGCGTGGCAGTCACTGGCGCTGCATCGAAAACAAGGGTCGCTGGTTGGGCTTCAAAAATGCAGTTTCCGGGGAGTTTATTGGGCACGATAACAATAAGAAGAACTGGCGCTTCATGGCAAAGGTCGAGGCCCACAGGGAATGGGAGTTTTTCTGTGTCCGTCAGCATCCAGGTGGCGGCCATGAGCTGCTTGTGAAGCATTGGGATTGCTTTCGTGCGATGCAAGTGGGCGGCAACAACAACAGGGAGCTGGTGGTTGCTGATAAAGGACACGGCGGAACGGCGTGGGAGTTTCTTAAAGTTTACTCCGAGATTTGA